The DNA region CGCCAGCCGCGCCGCCCAGTACGCCGCGAAGCCGCCCAGGATGCCCAGGGCGAGGTGGCGGGTGCGCCACATCAGCAGGCCGCCAACCGCGCAGCCCACCAGGCGGCGGGGCCACTCCGGGCTGCCGAGCACGTCGGGGACGATCAGGGCCGCGAAGACGCTGACGGGCACGAAGCGCAGGAAGGCCAGCCAGAAGGGCGGGAGCCGCAGGCGGCCCAGGCTGAGGCCGAGCAGCCGCGCCGGGTACGTGACGGCCCACATCAGCAGGATGACGACCGGGACGCTCACGCGCCCTCCCCCGCCTCGCCGCCTTCCCGGGCCGTTCGGGTGGTCAACAGGGCGCCGAGCAGGGCCCCGCCCACCCCGGCGAGCAGCACGACCAATCCGCCCGGCAGCACGCGGGACAGGCCCCACGCCCCCAGACCGGACAGGAGCGCGACGAGCACGGTCACCCGGTCACGCAGCATCGGCACCAGCAGGCCGAGGAAGGCGAGCGGGAAGACCACCCCCACACCGAGGGCGGCGGGGTCGGGGAGGACCGCGCCTGCGAGCGCCCCGGCGAGGGTGGCCGCGTTCCACACGACGTACAGGCTGAGTTCCGCGCCGAGCAGGAAGGCGAAGGTCAATCCCCCCGGCTCCTGCGGCCCGCGCACGACCGCCACCCCGTACGCCTCGTCGGTGAGGAACTGGGCGGCCATCAGCCGCTCCCCCCGCCCCAGGGGAAGCTGCCGCGCGAGGCTCAGGCCGTACAGCACATGCCGGGCATTGAGCAGGAAGGTGGTCGCCACGATGCCCCAGCCGGAGGCCCCCGCCCCGAACAGCCCCGCCGCCGCGAACTGCGACGCCCCCGCAAACACCGTCAGGCTGAGCAGTTGCGTCTCCCAGACCGTCAACCCCGCCGCCCGCGCCGTGACGGCGTAGGCGACCGCGAAGGGAATGATGCCGAGCCACAGCGGTGCCAGCGCCCGGAAGCCGCGCCAGAAGGCGGGGAAGAAGGAAGGAGCAGAGGCAGACACCATGCGGGCGAGCTTAGCGGGGCGGCGGAAGGGCTGTCTTGAACAATCCTGCTCCCTGGGCTAGCGGCCCCGGCGGTACGTTCCGGGCGGCACCCCCACCACCCGCTTGAACACCCGGGTCAGGTGGGCCTGATCGGCAAAACCCGCGCGCAGGGCGGCGTCGGCAGGAGCTTCGCCCGCATCGAGCAGCTTGCGCGCGAGGCGAACGCGGGCCGCCATCTGATAGGTGTGCGGCGGGACGCCCAGCGCCGCGCGGAAGGACCGGGCGAGGTGCGCGGGACTCAGGCCCACCCGCGCGGCGAGCCCGCTGAGCGTGACGGCGGTCTCGGGATGGGCGTCGAGGTAAGCGCGGGCCTCCCGCACCGCGTCCGGGGCGAGGATGGAAGGGAGGGGGCGGGGCCGGGTGTCGGCGTGCCGCGCGGCGAGGTGCCCCAGCGCCTCCCGCAGGAGCGTCTCGCGGGCCAGCGGGGAGGCGCCGGGCGAGGTCAGGGCGGCGTGGGCGCGGCGGACGCGGGCGGCGAGGTCCGGATCGTGCAGGCTGGCGGCCCCGAAGCCCACCGCTCCCGCCACGCCCGCCTCCGTCAGCCAGCCCTCGCCCAGGTACAGCACCCGGTAGGCCCACCCCTGGGGCCCGGCGGCCTCCCCGGTGTGGACCTCGCCGGGCGGGACCACGACCACGCTCCCCGCCGGGGCGACCACCCGCCCACCGCGAAACCGAAAGCTCTCGGCCCCGCCCTCGATCACCCCCAGCACCAGCGCCTCGTGCGTGTGCGGCAGGAAGCGGTGGGTGATGTAGCGGGCCGTCAGCGTCTCCACGCCCGGCAATTCCCGGGGGCGCGTGAAGGTGGCGGTCTCGTCCGCCCTCACCCCCCACCCCTCCAGTCCACGACGGGGGAGACGGGGCGCGGCAGGCCCCGCAGCCCCTCGAAGACGTCGGGCAGGTCCTCGGGCGTGACGGTCACCTCGAAAAGCCGTGCGAGCACCGGATCGGCGTGCCCCCACAACCAGCGGGCGTAGGCCGGGTAATCCTGGCCGTCGCTCGACGCCGTGACGGTCAGCTCGCGGGTGTGGAAGGCGGGGGGCAGTGTCAGCGCCCCCCAGTTCCCGTCCGAGAGGACGCAAACGCGCCCGCCGGGTCGCAGGTGGGCGAGCAGTTCCGCGAAGGCCTGCGGGGAGGCGCTGCACTCGAAGCCCACGTCGAAGTCGTCGCGGCCCACGTGACCGGGCGGCACCACCTCCCGTGCCCCGAAGGCCACGGCTAACTCACGCCGCGCCGGGTCCGGTTCGGTCACGGTGACATCGGAGATGCCCCGCCGCGTCAGGTTGAAGACGGTGAGCAGCCCCAGCAGGCCCGCTCCAGCGACCAGGACGCGCTCACCGGAGCCAGGGGCGACCCTGCGGATGCCCTTGTGCGTCTCCTCCCCGAGGATCGCGGCGAGGGCCACCCGGTCGGGCACCGGGTCGGGAACGGGCAGGGCAGTCTCGACCCGGTGAACACCGCCGCCCACGTGGCCCAGCGTGGTGACGACCCGCGTGCCGGGCGCAAGGTTCACCCCCTCCCCTGCCGCCTCGACCAGCCCGAGCGTCTGGTAGCCGAGCGGGCACGGGTAGGACCAGCCGGGCAGGTGGCCCTCCACCACGCCGAGTTCCGACCCCACGCTCACGGCGCTCAGGTGGGTGCGGACGCGGACCTCGCCGGGACCGGGCGGAGGCAGGGTCACCTCCTCCCAGACAAAAGCGCGCGGCGCGGCCAGGGTCAGGCGGCGAACCCGCATCAGATCACCCGCCGGGCGGGAAGCGTCTGCCCCCGGCTCAGCCGCCGCTCCAGGGCGCGCACGAGGCGGGTCAGCGCGAAGGTGAGGACGAAGTACACGGCGGCGAGCACCGCGTAGACCTCGAACTGGCGGTAGGTCACGCCCGTGATGTACTTGCCCTGCGCGAAGAGTTCCTGCAAGGTGACGGCGCTGGCGAGGCTGCTCCCCAGGATCAGGCTGACGAACTCGTTGCCGAGCGCGGGGAGCGCCACCCGCCACGCCTGCGGGAGGATCACGAAGCGTAGGGCCTGCGCCCGGCTCAGCCCCAGACTCCGAGCCGCCTCGACCTGCCCGTGCGGCACGCTCGTGAGTCCCCCGCGCACGATCTCGCTCGTGTACGCCGCCGAGTACAGGCCCAGCGCGATCACCGCCGCCGGAAAACCTTCCAACGTGATCCCGAGCGCGGGCAGCCCGTAGTACACGACGCTGAGAAGGACGATCAGGGGAATGCCGCGCACGACCTCCACGTAGGCGCTGCCGAACGTGCCCAGCACCGGCAGCCGGAACACCCGCGCCACCCCCAGCGCCGTGCCCAGCACCACCGACACGCCGAGCGCACACAGGCTCA from Deinococcus aetherius includes:
- a CDS encoding AraC family transcriptional regulator — encoded protein: MRADETATFTRPRELPGVETLTARYITHRFLPHTHEALVLGVIEGGAESFRFRGGRVVAPAGSVVVVPPGEVHTGEAAGPQGWAYRVLYLGEGWLTEAGVAGAVGFGAASLHDPDLAARVRRAHAALTSPGASPLARETLLREALGHLAARHADTRPRPLPSILAPDAVREARAYLDAHPETAVTLSGLAARVGLSPAHLARSFRAALGVPPHTYQMAARVRLARKLLDAGEAPADAALRAGFADQAHLTRVFKRVVGVPPGTYRRGR
- a CDS encoding AzlC family ABC transporter permease yields the protein MVSASAPSFFPAFWRGFRALAPLWLGIIPFAVAYAVTARAAGLTVWETQLLSLTVFAGASQFAAAGLFGAGASGWGIVATTFLLNARHVLYGLSLARQLPLGRGERLMAAQFLTDEAYGVAVVRGPQEPGGLTFAFLLGAELSLYVVWNAATLAGALAGAVLPDPAALGVGVVFPLAFLGLLVPMLRDRVTVLVALLSGLGAWGLSRVLPGGLVVLLAGVGGALLGALLTTRTAREGGEAGEGA
- a CDS encoding amino acid ABC transporter permease → MADLLTGFRTILAGDYPALLLSGLGLTLAVSLCALGVSVVLGTALGVARVFRLPVLGTFGSAYVEVVRGIPLIVLLSVVYYGLPALGITLEGFPAAVIALGLYSAAYTSEIVRGGLTSVPHGQVEAARSLGLSRAQALRFVILPQAWRVALPALGNEFVSLILGSSLASAVTLQELFAQGKYITGVTYRQFEVYAVLAAVYFVLTFALTRLVRALERRLSRGQTLPARRVI
- a CDS encoding AzlD domain-containing protein, with protein sequence MSVPVVILLMWAVTYPARLLGLSLGRLRLPPFWLAFLRFVPVSVFAALIVPDVLGSPEWPRRLVGCAVGGLLMWRTRHLALGILGGFAAYWAARLAGL
- a CDS encoding zinc-dependent alcohol dehydrogenase, whose protein sequence is MRVRRLTLAAPRAFVWEEVTLPPPGPGEVRVRTHLSAVSVGSELGVVEGHLPGWSYPCPLGYQTLGLVEAAGEGVNLAPGTRVVTTLGHVGGGVHRVETALPVPDPVPDRVALAAILGEETHKGIRRVAPGSGERVLVAGAGLLGLLTVFNLTRRGISDVTVTEPDPARRELAVAFGAREVVPPGHVGRDDFDVGFECSASPQAFAELLAHLRPGGRVCVLSDGNWGALTLPPAFHTRELTVTASSDGQDYPAYARWLWGHADPVLARLFEVTVTPEDLPDVFEGLRGLPRPVSPVVDWRGGG